Sequence from the Nicotiana tomentosiformis unplaced genomic scaffold, ASM39032v3 Un00317, whole genome shotgun sequence genome:
tttatacactttttcggttgtcaaatataaatagtttctggtgcgggctaaaagtgaaaaaagccCTTAGTAATTAAGGGAAATAAATTACCTGCATGGTTAGGAGCATCTTTGATGACATGGGGTAGGTCAAAATTAATACCCTTGATATTAGGATACTTGGAAATTATAGAAGCTAATGATACCCCAAGTCCACCTCCCACATCTATGACCTCTTTTACTCCTTGGAAGCCAGTGTAAGACTCAAGAATTCTCTTCATTTCAATGGAAGAGATGTTTTGCATAGCTTTATTGAACACCATATTGAATCTACTATCTTTTCCATGGTATTCAAATGCATGCATTCCATGAGCCTTGTTGAATGGTATTTCACCCTCTAGAATTGCATCTTTCAAATGAATCCTTAACAAGAAGTCAAAATATATCCAATTCAACATAGATCTCGAATCACAAATGAAACAAGGATTTAACTTAAATAGACTAACAATATACAAAAGCTTTACACAATCAATGTATTTTGTCTTCTTGTAGCAAGTATGTGACTTGATAGTACAAAATTCTTATACGTTAGTGTATAGAAGTTAAACTCAATGAACTAAATATGAGAAAATATTAAATTGTACCAGGAATTAACAGCTACTCGATCAGTCGCCAATAGTAAAAAGGAAGCAAAAGATGATCCGTCTTTATCGGATATTAAACTCTTGCTCAAAGGTGTCAAATTGTATGATGTGTGAATTTTTCCATCATCATCCTTGGAAATGTTGGAAGTGAGAAAAGATTGGCTTGCAAGAAACCTTAGAATCCTTTCAAGAACAAGTGGGGCTTTAGGGTTTTTTGTGGGAAGTTGAGATGCAATATCATAGGAGGATAATTGACTATTTGCTTTTGCTATGATCTCAAACAAGCCAAGTTCTATGACAGCTTTCAAAACCATGTTAAGGATTAAACCAGTAGGAAGATGCATAGCCTTCATCATTGAATTTTCCTCTTCATTGGATATAACAATTTTATCCATGGATGAAGCCATGTTTACTTATATTAATAACAATGAGCTAATAACTCAAAGGCGTTCGGTCTGTTTTTTAGCAAAAATGGGGGTAGTATATGAATTTTACTAACACATGTTCTTCATCCAATATATATATAGGGAGTGAAAGTAAACTTTTCCAGTTTCACCAGTTCCCTTCCTAACCTTTTCTGTTTCATCAATTCCATTCCCTTAATGAACTATCTGCCTAATCTTTTTACTAATAAGCCTAATATTAATGAAGGTATATAGTGAGGGGTCTGATTAGGTAGAAGTAACTTTATCTTGTTTTTTATAGGCTGCTAACATGGAGTAATGTAAAAGTAGCACGAACGATTCTCGTTTTTTATTGAGTTTTAATTTGACACAACGCACTAAACTCATCTTGAATCGCTAAGATTAGATGATAGTATTAGCTTTTAAAGATGAGATATTTCTTGTATTTTTGGTTGGATAGGTTTTTGCTTGCATATCTAGTACAATCAAACCTCTATAAAACAGCCTCATTTGTTTCAGATTTTTTTGGCTATTATAGTGAAGTGCTATTAtaaagaacatatattataatataacataaaaattgaTTCCAtaaaaaacttgacttttataatGAATGATTGTATTCGAAAAGAAACATCGATGACAAAGAGAATATACATATTGTATAGAAGAGGTATGTTATGCATTTACTCATTCATTCAATGCAAAGATTATATTACTAATTTTTGCTTAATATTTTATTGGTATAGCTTATCTTAAGACGGGGTCATTGTTGGCCTGTTTCCCCTAACCCTACAATTTTTCTTGCCGAACCCTCAGGTCTACACGTTTTACCTTCCCTTCCATAATTTACCGTCAACTTCCCTCCAATTTTGCTATAACCTAATTAAAATAGAAAAGGGCCAAAATTGTCCCTAACCTACTCTTGTGGGTTTAAAAATACCATTCGTCTACCTATTTTGTTAAACCTGTCCTCACCATTAAAAATCTGGCTCATTCATGCCCTTATTTCTCACGGACCTTTACTGAATAATTGTCTTTTTGTTATATATGACGTGGCAATTGATTATTGGTCAAAATTAACAATCACACTCTAACCCAGATCTGATATGTAAATAAGCCACCACAATCCATCTTAGTCGTTCCAACCCGTTAAACCCTCTTTAGCCCCTCAAACACCTAATTCCATACCCGACTTATGATCCAATCGTTATTTTGGTTTTATTTgtcaaaaatttatattttttttattaatttattatttagtACCCTATCCCTTTTTTTGTTCATCTTTCCCAACTTAATCACCGCCAACAGTTTCCCAAAATCTTAAACCAAAAAAtctttaaaaatatcattttggtAGAAACATAACTTATTAAACCATAAAATCTTAAAATGAACCATTAATTTAATTTCAAAGAATACCAGATTTCActcaaaaaaatattaatttaaaaattaaattaaggCCGAAAAATCTGAGTGTGAGAGGAAGATTCGTGGGTGTTGAAGGGTGAAAATCTTAAAGTTGAAGCCGATGGTGGTCCTCAGTCACCAATGTCGAGTTATTGTACTTTGGCCATGAAGGAGGATGATTAGAGAAAATATAGAGAGGGAGGGTAGGGATCAAAGAGGAGAAGTTGAGAGGTGAATTTAGGGCATTTTAAAACGCGGGTCATAGGTCGAGTATGGATATTTTGGGTCATGGAGTGGGCTAATAGGATGTGGGATGAGGTTTTATTTAAGCCATTAGCAAATTGACACATAATAAGTAATAAAATATTATCTTAATCAAAATAGGGCCGTTAGTTTTTAGGGTATGAGCGGGCCAGAAAGTTGACGTTAGGGGcaatttgtaacgacccaacttgtcgttttaagaattaacgccccgttcagtgacttaaggtcttgagaaacttcatattatgtattatgacgtgtgtggtcgagtttggtttctggaagattcggaattcaattttttttaaaaaataattctcattttgaagcttaaaataaaaagagttgaacggagtttgacttttgagcaaacgactctgtaataaaattttgatgttgttaatagctttgtatggtgattttagacttaagcatgtgtccggatttggatttggaagtccgtaggacaattcgacgcatatTGGCGAAAGCTAAAAATATTAAGTGGAAAAGGTGTCTTACTTGCACAACACCTACCTTTGAATGGGTATAACTCTCATAATGTGAAGATAGATTCCATGAATTTTTGTCACTAAAGAATAGCCCTTCGAGTCTGATTTCAAACgcatcaaaccatttgtcatttggatatttttagaagaAGTTATAATCAAATTATTAAAATAAGGCAGGCAGAACAAGAAAAGTTTTGCTAAGGGTTTAAGGCATTAAATCGCACCTCAGATCTCCACTTTTCGCTTGAGTGCCCCAGATGGCTATGGATGAGGGTAACATCATGTAATCATGGTTTCATACTTATATGAAAGTTTGGAAGTGAATTGGGGTCTACATCATAGCAAGGTATCGAAGGAGGGTAAGTT
This genomic interval carries:
- the LOC138904001 gene encoding myricetin 3-O-methyltransferase 3-like, with product MASSMDKIVISNEEENSMMKAMHLPTGLILNMVLKAVIELGLFEIIAKANSQLSSYDIASQLPTKNPKAPLVLERILRFLASQSFLTSNISKDDDGKIHTSYNLTPLSKSLISDKDGSSFASFLLLATDRVAVNSWIHLKDAILEGEIPFNKAHGMHAFEYHGKDSRFNMVFNKAMQNISSIEMKRILESYTGFQGVKEVIDVGGGLGVSLASIISKYPNIKGINFDLPHVIKDAPNHAGNLFPLITKGFFHF